From the genome of Brucella pseudogrignonensis, one region includes:
- a CDS encoding helix-turn-helix transcriptional regulator, which yields MLSNSEAQINELVAGIYAALLGEQDWQSFLDRLNNVTPGALSTLFFHDYRANIGAVAYVSGVEGRERALNDYEGYYSNLNPWMRRVAATPVGRGIVGEEIISREEFNRSEYYSDYIRPNGLETGVGLTLFKDQNCYFLLSTLTDDTDIDRNLDRANVLTRIAPHLQRVFRYYRSGEFHTAAIDFGKGIDMATGLAFMLINEDLRVIKASAVAELALSSGKVAGLDPLGRIRFANPDIQSALRSLLVRQQGIRETKVFNDLGSGVRFIRIGGSPAVEFFAGPMVAVLMGEGSAAGRVSGLAQIAASYRLSPAETRVFVGIVNGLSLSDIADQSNVTRETVRSQLKSIFSKTGASSQMDLVRLGASSAPSI from the coding sequence ATGCTGTCGAATTCGGAAGCGCAGATCAACGAACTGGTTGCTGGAATTTATGCGGCATTGCTTGGAGAACAAGACTGGCAAAGCTTTCTGGACAGACTGAACAATGTGACGCCAGGAGCGCTTTCCACGTTGTTCTTTCACGACTACAGAGCCAATATCGGTGCAGTGGCATATGTTTCTGGCGTTGAAGGGCGAGAACGCGCCCTCAATGATTACGAAGGCTATTACAGCAACCTCAATCCATGGATGAGGCGTGTCGCGGCCACTCCTGTTGGAAGAGGTATTGTCGGCGAGGAAATCATCTCCCGTGAAGAGTTTAACCGCAGCGAATATTACTCCGACTATATTCGTCCGAATGGACTTGAAACGGGAGTAGGCCTGACCCTTTTCAAGGACCAGAACTGCTACTTCCTGCTGAGCACGCTGACGGATGACACGGATATTGACCGCAATCTCGACCGTGCCAACGTGCTGACCCGAATTGCCCCGCATTTGCAGCGGGTGTTCCGTTATTACCGTTCTGGCGAGTTCCATACGGCCGCGATAGATTTCGGCAAGGGTATCGACATGGCGACCGGACTGGCCTTCATGTTGATCAACGAAGACCTCAGAGTGATCAAGGCCTCTGCTGTCGCCGAACTGGCGCTTTCCTCCGGCAAAGTAGCTGGGCTTGATCCACTGGGGCGCATCAGGTTCGCCAACCCGGATATTCAATCGGCCTTGCGCTCTTTGCTGGTTCGCCAGCAGGGCATCAGGGAAACGAAAGTCTTTAACGATCTTGGTTCGGGTGTTCGGTTCATCAGAATTGGCGGCAGTCCTGCAGTAGAGTTCTTTGCGGGTCCGATGGTGGCGGTCCTGATGGGAGAAGGATCGGCGGCTGGTCGTGTTTCCGGACTTGCGCAGATTGCTGCCAGTTATCGGCTGTCTCCGGCGGAAACGAGAGTCTTTGTTGGCATTGTGAATGGGTTGAGCCTGTCTGATATTGCCGATCAGTCCAACGTTACGAGGGAAACCGTACGATCCCAGCTCAAATCGATTTTCAGCAAGACTGGGGCTTCCAGTCAGATGGATCTCGTGCGGCTTGGTGCAAGCAGCGCTCCGTCGATATGA